The Quercus robur chromosome 3, dhQueRobu3.1, whole genome shotgun sequence DNA segment tgatgacaAAGATGATATAAGGAGCCTCAATGGGTTGAAAACCGAAAGTCAATCCATGCAAATATTAGAGAGATcccgctaggttgaaaacctagGCAAAAATCAGGGATTATACCTAAAAAAGGAGAGGGCTCCCCGTAAATAAATTTGCTTCCTTCCTATGAAATGCATTCAAGCCATTGAGAGTTTCAGCCAAGATCATGCCCGCAGGGTTTCCACCCCTCAGATTGCTAACCACCAAGCACATTCTTTGATCTATGCGAGCTGTCTTTTGTACCAAGAAGTATCTTACAAGGATACATAAAGAAAAAGCATTAAGATAGTGGGAACGTGGCCTGTCGGTCACAGGAACAATTAGCCCAGAGAAGTATGCAAAAATTGAACTGATGTTCAACTTGTCAAACATGCACCAATGCTGCGCCATGTCAAGAGAAACACCCAAAAGAGCTTGGACTAGGGTAAGAAGATCCCCACCAATAGTAGGAAGGATAAGAGTGCTAACTTTGGGTCTCCCATGATTGCACTAAATTCTTCAAGAGTGGGGCATATCTTCACACCATTGAAGTGAAAAACATGCTGAGTAGGAATCCAAAAGTTGGCAACAACATGAAGGAGAGGTTCCTCCACCTTGATTGGTGATAtggaaagatacaagagagaCCAAAAGGAATGAGAGCCTCTTTGAAACTAGGGCCAAGCTTTTTGATCCATGCTGAAACTTCTAAAGGAGAGAATTCTGCCATTGGAAAGCCTTAAAGAGTGTTTTCTAAGCTTAAAATGCATTTGGTTGCCCCTAATGGCTATTTTATACTTGAATAGGGGGGATAGGTTTTTTTTGACCAGCAACACATGTATGCAGAGTTAAAGCTACGTACGCATGGTCAAGTCCTACGTATGCaggcatgcgtacgcatacgCATGAAGGGAGGTAGAGTCGAGTTCCTTTTCCTACTTGGAGTGTGATTCCTCCACCAAGACCCCTCCGATGACTCCTACAACTTAAGGGACTACTTAAGGCACACTCATGCtcaaattttcaagcatcaaagaTCAAGAAAAGCAAATTTGCATAAAGTTGTGCAATTATCCCCATAAGTTGTAAATTAAGTACATGTTCTAAgcataaatgaaaaaaaaaagttcttaaatacaacccaatgtctcaaataaaagataaactGCAGAAATACATGCtgacaaaaagagaaagagaaatatgCTATGTGTCTGGGTTTGTCTATCTATTTGTTTGTAGGATCACTAGAAGTGCCTTTTCCTTGGCTGGTAGCTAGAAGTCGCCTCTGAATctccaccaccatcaccaccatcatcatcatgatCATCGTCGTCATTATCATCACTCGTGTAGGCAAACCCTCCAGGACCATAAATCTGCTGGGAGTACTCGGTCATCTCCAGCTTGAGGTTCCCTGTAAGCTAAACTAGCTCCTTATGCTCCTGTACATTGGGCTGAATTTTTGAAGGAAAAGAGTGTTAGAACAAGTGTTGGGATGaaagaatagaaagaaaagagacaAGAATGAAGAAGACTCATTGCTCGTGTACCTTCAAGAAAAGGGTAGCTCATGACATTTGTGGTGTGGCCCACCGGACGCTCATAAGCAAAGCCATCAAGACCGTAGACATAGATTGACCACAGTAAATGAGGAGGGTCAATGGGAGCACCAGCAGCAGGGCCAGCATGACATGAGTATCCCATGTGAAAATCATTATGCAAAGCAATGCAAAGAAAGGGAAATGAATAAGAAGGGGAGAACACATACTGCAAGAGTGAGGGAAGTCATGAGACGAGTATTGTTGAACTCCTCATAGTCCAGCTCATCTAAAACCCGCTGGGTATAAGGGATGCCACTTCTCCACAATTGGTATTCCGCATCCGTCATGGAAAGTGGGGAAAGCACAAAAACTGGAGGGTCCATCGGAACCAATAGGGCATCCTCACCCACCAACTGGCAACGTACCATCTCCGCTGGGTACAGCACCCTCAAGCCAGCCCTATCGGAACCTGTGGGGCATCCTCACCCACCAACTGGCAACGTACCCTCTTCACTAGGTAGATCAATCCTTCCATGTAAGTGcgctatattcatggttcctagaccataaaAGTAGGTGGCAACTCCTTATTTCTCCGCCCCAATCCACTCAGCCGAGGCGTACTCCCCAAACCACGTGTTGCACCCACAGTAGATGCATATTTATACTACATTGTGTGCATGATCATTGCGGTGTGATTGCTTCAATCCATGTTAGCTAATGACATTGGTTTCTCCCATGTATGCGACACACATCAATGTGTTTGATGCTTTGGTGAGCTTCAACTTGCCCTAGTATGAACATATTAACACGCGCCATATACACAGGTATGAAACCTTGTCGGTGCACTGTAGCGCATCAAATGTGAAACTCTTTCGGATTTTTACTGTGAAAATGGGGCATCTTTTTGCCGTATTCTCACAATTAAAGCTTGGTGTGAGAATAGTGTTTTGTGTGCTATCATGCGCCTAAGGCGAAATGCTGCTGGATTTTTGTTGAGGAAATTTGACATTGATTCCAAATGTGCTAGCAAAGCATTGATAAAGGCCACACCCCTTTCCAAAATCACGCACCTAATCAAAATTTATTCATCACAGTCATCCTATTCAATCACCTATTGTCTATGCATAATATCTTTTCCACATGGAAATACACCGTTGAATATAACCCCTATTTGGAACTCAAAAGTATCATGGTAACCAACCTACATTATATCATATCAAAATCTCAAATCTTAGAGAGAATTAAGTCAGCCATTACTTCCTTGTCTACTATCATAACCATACAATACTTACATAAACTCGTCAACCATTGTTTCACTtaataagagaaaataaagagatGGTACTTGACTTAGTTTCCTCATCACTTTGTCCAGTAATAGCAAACAATCGTCCTTGGATTTTTGGCCGTTGATTTACATCATTAGGCTTAACCATCGGCTCATTCTTCAAAGCTGGGCAATCCTTGATATGATGTCCCATTTgtcaacgcttaaaacatgcCCCATTTTCACAATAGCAAACACCATTATGCTTTTTACCACACTTCGAACAATTCTCTATTACTTGTTGCACCACCTTAGGCTCTAGTTCTATTGCAGTCTTCTTTTTGAAtggtttgtcatttttattttctttttgagattcTTCAGACTTggatctctttttattttgatcccGAATTTTCTGATAGtcttcacattccttctcaacAACTTTTGTTGTCTCCACTACCTCAGAATAAGCCTTCAATCATAAGGCTGTCATCCTAGTTCTGATACTCGGTCGTAGTCCCCTTTGAAATTTCTTAGCCTTCCTAACATCATTAGACACAACATGAGAAGCAAATCGAGCCAACTTAGTAAATTTAGCCTCATACTGTAACACCGTTTTGTTCCCTTGAATGAGCTCCATAAACTCCACTTCTTTCTCATCCTGTACACTTTCTGgaaaatatttctcataaaaagcaTCAAGGAAAATAATCCAAGTCAATATCTCATCTTCCTCAAGTGGCAAAGTCTTTTTAGTGGATCTCCACCAATGCTCTGCTTCCCCTTTCAGTATAAATGAAGCAAAAGAGAATTTTTGTACCTCAATACAACCAACCACATCAAATATTTTCTCCATTTGCATTATCCAAGTCTCGGTTTCTGTAGGATTAGGGTTTCCCAAAAATGAAGGAGGACCCATTTTCCTAAATTGCTCAATGGTACATCCTTCAATCTCAGCATCTTTGGGCTTAGCTGTTCCATTAGTACTAACATGTTTTTCCACCACCTTAGCAAGACTTCTAATAGCATTAAAAACACCCTCATGGTTTTCAGGATTTGGCTCAGAACTAGAAGGGGTAGAATTGCAGGGTGGCATTTTCCTATAACCAAACAAACAACACTTTAGAGTTGGATAAACCTCAAAGAAAAATCATAGTATACAAGAGATACTAACGCTTTTACTATTCTTATGATTCTAAGCATACAGTCACATAGCTTCTAACAATGATCAAACCTATAAAATACCCATTGACTATCCAATGATTCAAGCCTATTCTTCcacatcttataaaaaaaacatcagAAGTCCTAATTGTCTACAGAATCATAACCTAGAGCTTTGATACCAATACTGTCATGACCCAAATTcatggaacatgaatttagatgcaGGACAAACTTGCTGAACTTATATAactaaataaacataaatatccaaaataaattaaaactccaaagaagcaatactcttaaaaacaaaacctcttacaaaaatctaaactccacaaattGGAAATAATCTCCACTATATAAAAcatgaattacaaaataaaggTAACTAAAACTCTATAAGTCTTCAAGTAATACTAAAGTTGCCTACAACTTCCAtgctctaccttgcaccttacAAAGTGATCCAAATGTTTTATATTCCCAACTACACttgaatttgaaaacaataattgatggggtgagccacacatcttataagtaattaTACAGGATACATAACAGGATAGAGTCAAGCAAAGCacgagtattttgatttttcacaaactcattcaatgatatcaaaaataattattccaaaacatataatgaataacttaatacatatgtaatcacatcttaaaatcattagaaaatacatatatatatatatatatatataattgatcagagcacagtgtcacatatacacatcacatgttctcacatacaatcctatgagcggataccaacatctaaccccTGCTTAGTGAGggatcaacacatattctcacatacaatcctgtgaaCGGATTAACTTATATAtctgatcaattctaaaaacactcattttgagtcacatatcacaaaacaacatatatacaaaatagaataattttcttaatattaacaattattcCAGATATATAGAGACATATCGAATATCACAATATTGAATTGAAACAGAATCAAAGGGTGCTTAACTCCCTTAGGGAACAAATAGGAACCGAGGAATTATATAAGTattttacaattcttgagtaaatctgaaaattcaatttgctaaaagaaacattttaaataccatttggaGAATAGGAATATGACTTTGAACTCACTtggttttaacaaatttaaagaacaagaacctttttagaaaacttactttgaaactcaattatttttatgaaaatagtttagtttagaaatcatcttttaaatgagatttgaacattcaaaacattatttaaaatttgaagtttCTCTTTAAATGACATAAAGAAATGCATTttgataaactttagaaaacGTAAGCTTAAAAACAttacttttgaaaacttttgacTTCTAAGAAACTAATGAAcaaaacttgtgcatattatgcataattacttacagcACTTGAATCACTCTAAAAGTCCAGTCGAAACAACCTCCAAAAAGCCTCAAAACACTCTTAAATAAGACCTATAATCAATCATGGGAATTACTTAATAACCTccacaaaaatataaagttaaTCGAATTATACAAACTAACTCACTAAGATTATACTTTGTTCAACTAATTAATAACACTAATGCAAGGAATCTCTACCCAAAAATTTCCTTGACTTTATCAAACTTTAGAGGCAGTAACCAATATATTGTAAACTCAGGATTTGATATATGCCCCAACGGAAAGTAAACCCTTATACATTATTTAAGCTTTATAATCTTGACTTTGTTCTAGACTACAAGCTGTAGGGACCCtatgatttaatatatatagatatatataacCCAAAGAAATGTAAAAGCCATGTACATAATCAAACTGTGTAACCTGTGGCTTTACTCTAGCAAGTTTTGTAATCCATGGCTTTATCTAGATACACACCGTGGGCAACCTAGGATTTAATATACATATAACCAAAAGGAGAAGTAAAGCCATATACATAACCTTTTTCAATTTACAACTTGTACTAGAATGCACACAGTGGCTTTGTTCTTAAATGTAATCCGTGGCTTTATAATCccaaagtaaaaaaaacattaagccAATCTAATCTATATAACCACCAGGAATCGTAAAAGCCATGTTTTCCTTGAATTATGATTTGCAATCTAGGAATTAATATGTATATAACCCAATGAAGAACGTAAAATCATCTACACGAATTAAGATTTATAGTGTAAATCCCCTTTTAAACAATCTACCCATCACTACCGATTCCATGACAAGGTTCTaactttttaattctttgattcTAACAAATGAGAAATCATACCTAGAATTCTTTGGTTGTCTCTTTAATTAACTCCAAGGAAAGAATACACCTCCTACCCTCCTTAGTGATAAATCCCTTTCTAtgaaaaaccctaatttatctCTTCATCTACCTTATATTTGACGCATCAGAGATATGGCTTAGTAGGGTAATGGGTTGTAGTTTAAAACCCAATTAAACTTATCTCTTTATTCTCCAAGAGGTCCATAGAACATcttcctcttttatttatttatttattattttaattgctgCACTAAATTGTATGcactaaaactttaattttctcacCTATTTGTAGCACCACAAAATTGTCTACTCCCATCTTACTGTGCACACACATATAGTACCTcaactttatattaaaaatgacaaGGTACAGTGataatcataaaaacaaaattggggtATTACAAAAGTTTTGTAGCATTTTACTAAGATCGTACATAGTCATTGCGCCACTTGTCATCGTTATGTACATTCATTAGTTGTAGGATCCAACTTTTATCATGGATAtattagagaatttttttttttttttttggtaattggagaaatcctaattttgaggattttttttttgataaaatggaAGAGGAATCTTAATTTAcaagggttttttcttttcttttcttttcattatattgatgatttgagaatttgttatatatttttggtatttAGATTTATTGGGGCTAATTGGGCCAAGGAAATAGGCtatatgcttttattttttagattccttgtatcaattatttttaaatatatatatatttctaaaccAATTCCAAAATATGAGGGAGAACAAAGCAATCGAATTTTAATAGGCCCATCGATCAGTAGCatattttttttgctcaaaatctAGTGGCATGGTCACTACAAGAAATCTAGGTTTAGGCGGCGTTTTTTTAGCAACGTTTTCAAATCCGCCACTACAAGTAGTATATTGtgacatttttaaaatacacCACTAAAGAGTGAGCCTTTCgcgatgtttttttaaaaatgttactGTATCCCAAAACAATAGTTGTGTTTCTTAAAATGCCACAACAAGTACAGTTTTAGTGgcgtatattttgtttatagcgACGTTTTTAGAAAACATCGCTATAGTTATTAAAGAACACTTCAACcaactgtttaaaaaaaatctatagctatgttttcccaaattttttgtcattttcccgCACAAAGTTTCACTGAGTTTCATTTCCCACAGTTTTGTCcctcctttttccctttttttttttttttttttttttcattgtttcccGCTTCTATATTCTCCCCCAATATCACTTCTTCACACCTTATTGCCGCCAACCCTTGCTGTCACCGTTGCCCTTGCCACCCATAGCCACCGCCGACCCACCTATCTACAAGCACTTCCCTCTCTAGCCACcacccactaccaccaccatAGCCACCGCGGCCGTCATCGACCTCCATTACCACCCATTGCCACCGCAtacttttttccctcttttttggtGTTCAAGTTTCTTTAAAGTGTAAGTCTTTGTGTTTTGACTTATGGGTTtgctttgatttggtttttctttattGGGTCATGGAACTTTTGTGCTAATTTTTGCTGTTTGCTtgttttggttggattttggTACAAAAAGTTCTTATTCAAATTTGGCTTTTTGAGTAAAAAGACCTGAACATCAAGGGTTGAATCATTGTAAGTTTATATACAAGTTtgtaaatcttgtatttttttttgacaagtgatttattttgatttctttgacAAGTGATTTATTGTTTGGCAACCATGTGAGTTGGGTTTCTTGAGAAATcatttgggtttttgatttatatgggagattgggtttaatttttgaaaGAGGGGTTCCTTGCATATTGAAATGTCTTTGGCATatgtggttgtgattgtggtgTTAACTATAAATTTGTACAAGTAATGTGAGCATGTGTCTTTTTCTTACCAAGTATTTGATAAATTGCCTATATGAGTTATGGGATTGAATTTCTTGACTTGTGTTGTGATGATTGTTATATGAGGTTATGGGTTGTAATCCTAGTTGTTTATATGTGTTAATACATGTAACTTTAAGGTTTAATCAAGTCTGAAAGCTTTTGGCATGGtgttaaaattatagtattttttttagtcaGATGCACTAtgtgatttttaataaaatatagaaaaattattttgtctGAATTTTTTATGGTACATACTAGACATATAAGGGCTTCTCcatatttaatttcaagatttttggaTAACATtaagtgaacaattttttttttttttaaaagagctAACCTGCTACAAATTTAATCGGAAAGTATGATTAGAATTTTAAGACTTTAAGGAATTTACTACAAGCTTTTGTTGTGTGGTTTATCTTGTAAGTTCATATGTTTTTTCTTTGACAAGTGTTTCACTTTGGCTAATTTTATCATGGTTTGGTAATGACATGCTTTATATTAACTCACCGGTGAGGTAATATACATATAAGTTTCGTTATTTTGTAGTATTgtaaatgaaatttttaaaaaagtcagGGGTCATGGCATTGGCCACTTTTTtgtaatatcacttttttacatttttattaaaataactcGTTGGAAATGAGACTTAACATATTCTTTTTtgtaatatcattttttctttttcaatgtttCCACGTGCATATTCTCATTAAAatctagttttaaatttgaaaattttgctatGCATGCTAACTAAAAAGGATTCTAGCACATTTAGGATGAGGGACCTTTTTGAGGTTTTGACAAGTTAGGatcatattttttgtaattggctaatcctttgacaaaatgcactttacttataattgggtagatctaaaatgagtttagtactttatgaaacatgttgttcaagtcaagtattaaaaacatgaagattgatccaagaaacaagtgaagaaaaactgctcattaattctcgacagatagctgCGATCGAGACTTAATTCGAAactcgatagatagctcgacGCCAACTTGATCTATCAAAAATTACGATTTCAGAATTTCTAGATTTGAAATCCGGCTCAAGCTTAtgtgtatgtgtagggtttcttttcccacgaccctagacatatataaggcttattttaaaagccgTCAGATACGGATATAGTGACCAAGTGCTTAATTTCTCTGTAAGAAGTTACTGCGTTTGTATGCCATTGGATTTTGTAatcaagtgcttcttgatcttcatagttgatgaagtgaagaactttgcagccaacaacaatcattcaagttgctggagttagttaCATACTAGGATCcatgcaaaggagttagtcacaaattggaggtttgtgcatcaaaggagagaaggctactacaagatcaagtccaattgggtattggagtgaaagttcaactgtaagttggtattttgggataggccagggtagttggtaagattccttaaacTTTTAActgcttgattattgattagtggattcttgggaggggtgaccttaaaatcacccggtggggtttttaccttgtgaggttttcctcatttgtcaacaaatcaccatgctgaatttattttccactacatttagtatttttggtgatttgttggtgcctccatgatttgcatgcaattgaacctaattaatcaacttgggtaattgaattaattaatcaaggtcaagttatcttaacccaacaagtggtatcagagcaggcacactctgattaggttttaatcattgctgtgtgatccattgacccttgttgtTATGGATCATGGGGAATCCCTGAttattcctcctttatttggtggtactaactatgcatattcGAAAGTACGCAATGAGAGCCtttttgcagtctttagatgagaaagtatgGATTGCAATTGAAGTAGGTTGGAAGAAACCTGAAGAGCCACCAGCAACGTGGGATGATACTAAGATCAAGCTGCAAGTTTTAatagtaaagcactaaatgctttGTTTAGTGCTGTGACCAATGAAGAATTCAAGAAAATCTCTTCCACTGA contains these protein-coding regions:
- the LOC126719581 gene encoding uncharacterized protein LOC126719581, whose amino-acid sequence is MPPCNSTPSSSEPNPENHEGVFNAIRSLAKVVEKHVSTNGTAKPKDAEIEGCTIEQFRKMGPPSFLGNPNPTETETWIMQMEKIFDVVGCIEVQKFSFASFILKGEAEHWWRSTKKTLPLEEDEILTWIIFLDAFYEKYFPESVQDEKEVEFMELIQGNKTVLQYEAKFTKLARFASHVVSNDVRKAKKFQRGLRPSIRTRMTAL